One segment of Phragmites australis chromosome 13, lpPhrAust1.1, whole genome shotgun sequence DNA contains the following:
- the LOC133889134 gene encoding homeobox-leucine zipper protein HOX22-like, with translation MDRPDHHQHQFFMPPPVQQQQLCVPMMDEQSFLAGRGGGGTAGRGERKRRFTEEQIRSLESMFHEHHAKLEPREKAELARELGLQPRQVAIWFQNKRARWRSKQLEHDYDQLRANYDALHARVESIKQEKLALTAQLHELSERLRKREDRGGSVGATTASSSSCNGGVGEEAEDEKRKVLSCVDTEPPESCVFGGACATPVDVSVESECDDHRLDYEQGFPESFCATPELWEPWPLVEWNAVA, from the exons ATGGACAGACCagaccaccaccagcaccagtTCTTCATGCCACCGccggtgcagcagcagcagctgtgcGTGCCGATGATGGACGAGCAGTCGTTCTTGGcggggaggggcggcggcggtacggcggggaggggggagaggaagCGGCGGTTCACGGAGGAGCAGATACGGTCGCTAGAGTCCATGTTCCATGAGCACCACGCCAAGCTGGAGCCCCGGGAGAAGGCGGAGCTGGCGCGCGAGCTGGGGCTGCAGCCGCGGCAGGTGGCCATCTGGTTCCAGAACAAGCGCGCCCGATGGCGTTCCAAGCAGCTCGAGCACGACTACGACCAGCTCCGCGCCAATTACGACGCCCTCCACGCCCGCGTCGAGTCGATCAAGCAGGAGAAGCTCGCCCTCACCGCACAG TTGCACGAACTAAGCGAGAGGTTGAGGAAGCGGGAGGACCGGGGCGGCAGCGTTGGCGCGACGACggctagcagcagcagctgcaacGGCGGCGTCGGAGAGGAGGCAGAGGACGAAAAGAGGAAAGTCCTCTCGTGCGTCGACACGGAGCCGCCGGAGAGCTGCGTGTTCGGCGGGGCGTGCGCCACGCCGGTGGACGTCTCGGTGGAGTCCGAGTGCGACGACCACCGCCTCGACTACGAGCAGGGGTTCCCGGAGTCCTTCTGCGCCACGCCGGAGCTGTGGGAGCCCTGGCCGCTCGTCGAGTGGAATGCGGTGGCCTGA
- the LOC133889827 gene encoding uncharacterized membrane protein At1g16860-like encodes MLLAGGEDGKPHGATAGDGDAAASLNDLCATASWGPAPFPRAAAWAVAMLLAVGLGVGALVLAVVRSAALLVVAVVLSAAVAAFLLWNAAAAASGRALRRFVDGLPASSLRVAADGQLVKITGFVSCGDISLISSYEKVENCVYTSTLLRKCGRWGSQILNSKNRCSSKWKLTHAERFAADFYITDAKSGKRALVKAGHHSKVVPLIDENLLVTTSRDTELSSTLKYWLEERNLSSEEAQLIRLEEGYIREGMRLSVIGIQSKKNGDAMILPPPEPLSTGCVFLSFLLPTYFDGIVLRLVDRSYFVPNSGVS; translated from the exons ATGCTTCTGGCCGGAGGTGAAGACGGCAAGCCCCACGGAGCCACCGCCGGCGACGGTGACGCCGCGGCTTCCCTGAACGACCTCTGCGCAACCGCCTCCTGGGGTCCCGCGCCGTTCCCTAGGGCGGCGGCGTGGGCGGTCGCGATGCTGctcgcggtgggcctcggggtCGGCGCGCTCGTCCTCGCCGTCGTGCGCAGCGCCGCGCTGCTCGTGGTGGCGGTCGTCCTCTCGGCGGCCGTGGCCGCGTTCCTCCTGTGGAAtgccgcggccgcggcgtccGGGCGCGCGCTGCGGCGGTTCGTGGACGGGCTCCCGGCATCCAGCCTCCGCGTCGCCGCCGACGGCCAGCTCGTCAAGATCACCGGT TTTGTTTCATGTGGTGATATCTCGCTGATCTCGTCATATGAGAAGGTTGAGAATTGTGTATACACATCTACTTTGTTAAGAAAATGTGGTAGATGGGGTTCccagattttgaattctaagaaTCGATGTTCTTCCAAGTGGAAGTTAACACATGCTGAG AGGTTTGCTGCTGATTTCTACATAACGGATGCAAAATCAGGTAAAAGAGCTTTGGTGAAAGCTGGGCACCACTCAAAAGTAGTACCGCTGATCGATGAAAATCTTCTGGTAACAACAAGCAGAGACACAGAGCTTTCTTCAACTCTGAAGTATTGGCTTGAAGAAAGAAATCTTTCTTCTGAAGAAGCCCAGCTTATTCGTCTCGAGGAAGG GTATATCAGAGAAGGAATGCGGTTGAGCGTGATTGGAATTCAGAGCAAGAAGAATGGAGATGCCATGATACTTCCTCCACCCGAACCTCTATCCACAGGTTGTGTGTTCCTGTCATTTCTCCTACCGACATATTTCGATGGAATAGTGCTGAGATTGGTCGACAGAAGTTACTTCGTGCCAAATTCTGGCGTTTCATGA
- the LOC133887683 gene encoding protein S40-7-like: MSTPHRRLATTSPSLRFLGLLKQPDDASADAQELEFDERDVVWSSSTTTSSTSAASSPSPTQSLSAGLGRRPISTSSCHFPAGNVGLSALLADDHAPTAPVPAASRPERQQPPQPYHQSAPVAVPAWPKGRTTTMDRRRREVEQEADDDGELVVPPHEMASRRAAAASSVMVGAGRTLKGRDLRRVRNAVWRTTGFLDL; this comes from the coding sequence atgTCCACGCCCCACCGCCGCCTTGCCACCACCTCCCCGTCCCTCCGCTTCCTCGGCCTCCTCAAGCAGCCCGACGATGCCAGCGCCGACGCCCAGGAGCTCGAGTTCGACGAGCGCGACGTCGTCTGGTCGTCCAGCACGACAACCTCCTcgacctccgccgcctcctcgccgtccCCCACTCAGTCCCTGTCCGCCGGCCTCGGCCGGCGGCCCATATCGACATCGTCCTGCCACTTCCCCGCCGGCAACGTCGGCCTCTCCGCGCTCCTCGCCGACGACCACGCACCCACCGCGCCCGTCCCGGCCGCGTCCCGCCCGGAGAGGCAGCAGCCCCCGCAGCCGTACCACCAGTCGGCGCCGGTCGCCGTGCCGGCCTGGCCCAaggggaggacgacgacgatggaCAGGCGTCGCCGGGAGGTTGAGCAGGAggccgacgacgacggcgagctGGTGGTGCCGCCGCACGAGATGGCCTCGcggcgcgccgcggcggcgtcgTCGGTGATGGTGGGCGCCGGGCGCACGCTCAAGGGTCGCGACCTCCGCCGCGTGCGCAACGCCGTGTGGCGCACCACCGGCTTCCTCGACCTGTGA
- the LOC133888383 gene encoding probable metal-nicotianamine transporter YSL9 yields MAHQRDGEGGGHEETTGGLDGDAETGAGARVGGRVPPWREQLTARGMVASLAVGAMYSVIVMKLNLTTGLVPTLNVSAALIAFVVLRGWTQALARLGVATRPFTRQENTVVQTCAVACYSIAVGGGFGSYLLGLNKRTYEMAGEGTEGNVPGSYKEPGIAWMTGFLLAVSFVGLLALIPLRKIMIIDYKLTYPSGTATAVLINGFHTTHGDAMAKQQVNGFTKYFAISFFWSLFQWFYSGGDNCGFSQFPTFGLKAWKQTFFFDFSLTYVGAGMICSHLVNMSLLLGALLSWGVMWPLISDLKGDWYPADIPESSMRSLQGYKAFICIALILGDGLYNFVKIVAFTIKSMLDKSRLKKAKKEEDIPILDDIHRNEVFTRDSIPSWLAYSGYLALSLIAVFAIPLMFREMKWYYVVIAYLLAPALGFCNAYGTGLTDINMAYNYGKVALFILAAWAGKDSGVVAGLVGCGLVKSLVSISADLMHDFKTGHLTLTSPRSMIIAQVIGTAMGCVIAPLTFFLFYKAFDIGNPDGYWKAPYALIYRNMAILGVEGFSALPLHCLQLCYGFFGFAVVANLMRDLFPLKYGKWVPLPMAMGVPFLVGASFAIDMCVGSLIVFTWHMIDKSKAPLMVPAVASGFICGDGLWIFPASLLALAKINPPLCMAFRSTH; encoded by the exons ATGGCGCACCAGCGGGACGGCGAAGGCGGAGGCCACGAGGAGACGACCGGTGGCCTCGATGGCGACGCCGAGACGGGGGCGGGCGCGCGCGTCGGTGGGCGCGTGCCGCCGTGGCGGGAGCAGCTGACGGCGCGCGGGATGGTGGCAAGCCTGGCCGTCGGCGCCATGTACAGCGTGATCGTGATGAAGCTGAACCTCACCACGGGGCTCGTCCCCACGCTCAACGTCTCCGCCGCGCTCATTGCCTTCGTCGTCCTCCGCGGGTGGACGCAGGCGCTTGCCCGCCTCGGCGTCGCCACGCGCCCGTTCACGCGGCAGGAAAACACCGTCGTCCAGACCTGCGCCGTCGCCTGCTACAGCATCGCCGTCGGAG GTGGATTCGGATCGTACTTGCTTGGGCTCAATAAGAGGACCTACGAGATGGCGGGGGAGGGGACGGAAGGCAACGTGCCGGGGAGCTACAAGGAGCCCGGCATTGCCTGGATGACAGGCTTCCTTCTCGCCGTCAGCTTTGTGGGACTTCTCGCGCTCATCCCTCTCAGGAAG ATCATGATAATTGACTACAAATTAACTTACCCAAGTGGAACGGCAACGGCTGTGCTTATAAATGGATTCCACACAACCCATGGAGATGCAATGGCAAA GCAGCAAGTGAATGGGTTCACAAAATACTTTGCAATCAGCTTCTTCTGGAGCTTGTTCCAGTGGTTTTACTCAGGTGGAGACAATTGCGGGTTCTCACAGTTTCCCACTTTTGGCCTAAAAGCTTGGAAACAAAC ATTTTTCTTCGATTTCAGCCTCACATATGTTGGGGCAGGCATGATTTGCTCCCACCTTGTCAATATGTCTCTCCTTCTTGGTGCACTTCTCTCATGGGGGGTTATGTGGCCACTGATAAGTGATTTGAAAGGGGACTGGTATCCAGCAGATATACCAGAAAGCAGCATGAGAAGCCTTCAAGGTTACAAG GCCTTCATCTGCATAGCACTTATCCTAGGAGACGGCCTATACAATTTTGTCAAGATTGTTGCATTCACCATTAAGAGTATGCTTGACAAATCAAGACTGAAGAAAGCAAAGAAAG AGGAAGACATTCCAATACTCGATGACATTCATCGTAATGAAGTTTTTACAAGAGACAGTATCCCTTCGTGGCTAGCCTACTCTGGATATCTTGCACTATCACTCATTGCAGTGTTTGCCATTCCCTTGATGTTCCGTGAGATGAAATGGTACTACGTTGTGATAGCATACTTATTGGCTCCTGCCTTGGGGTTCTGCAATGCCTATGGAACTGGCCTTACTGACATCAATATGGCCTACAATTATGGAAAGGTTGCCCTCTTCATTCTTGCAGCCTGGGCTGGGAAAGACTCTGGTGTAGTTGCTGGCCTAGTAGGCTGTGGTCTGGTGAAATCGTTGGTGTCAATATCCGCTGATCTGATGCATGACTTCAAGACTGGGCATCTAACGTTAACATCACCTAGATCAATGATTATTGCTCAGGTTATTGGCACTGCCATGGGCTGTGTGATTGCACCACTGACATTCTTTCTGTTCTACAAGGCCTTTGACATTGGCAATCCAGATGGATACTGGAAGGCACCTTACGCGCTAATCTACCGAAATATGGCAATTCTTGGTGTGGAGGGCTTCTCCGCTCTGCCCCTTCATTGCTTGCAGCTGTGCTATGGATTCTTTGGGTTTGCAGTGGTGGCAAACCTTATGAGGGACCTCTTCCCACTAAAGTACGGCAAATGGGTCCCCCTACCAATGGCAATGGGGGTTCCATTCCTAGTTGGCGCGAGCTTTGCCATCGACATGTGTGTCGGGAGCTTGATAGTCTTCACCTGGCATATGATCGATAAAAGTAAGGCGCCGTTAATGGTGCCAGCAGTTGCATCTGGTTTTATCTGCGGCGATGGGCTTTGGATCTTCCCTGCATCCTTGCTTGCCTTGGCCAAGATCAATCCACCATTGTGCATGGCTTTTAGATCTACACACTAG